The Sphingopyxis sp. BE259 nucleotide sequence CCGCACCCCGGCGCGGTGCGCCTTGCGGAAATTGTCGCGCTGGATCTGCGCGATCTCGCGATCCTTGCGCAAATTATCCTCAAGGACGCCGTTCTTCGCGCCCTCGGCTTGCGTATATTCGGTGTTGAAGATGTCCATCGCGAACCACACCGGCTGCTTGCGCGCTACCGCCATGCGGATGCCCTCGTCATCGACCAGGCTGGCATGTTCGATCGTATCGATCCCCGCAGCAATCGCGGCGCGAATGCCCGCCCCACCATGCGCGTGCGCCGCGACGCGCAGCCCCCATTGGTGCGCCTCGTCGGCGATCGCGCGCAGCTCATTCTCCGGAACTTGCAGCTGACCGGGTTCGGTGTTGCGCGAGAACACCCCGCCGGTCGCACACACCTTGATCACTTCGGCGCCATATTTGCGCTGGCGGCGTACCTGATAACGCAGTTCTTCGGGGTTATCGCCAATCCCCTCTTCCTTCGCATTTTCCTTTTCCATGCTCGGCGGCAGGAAAGTGCTGTCGCAATGCCCGCCCGTCGCGCCCAGCGCATGCCCCGCCGGAACGATGCGCGGGCCGACGGCGTAACCCGCGTCGATCGCCTGCTTCAGCCCGATGTCGTTGCGGTTACCCGCGCCGACGTTGCGGACCGTCGTAAAGCCCGCATCGAGCATGTCGCGGGCATTCTTGACTGCCGTCATGCCCCAGAAACTGTCGGTGAATTCCAGCCCGCGATAGCCGCCGATGTCGGCGGGCCCGTCGAGGTGGACGTGCATGTCGATCAGCCCCGGAACCAGCGTCTTGTCGCCCAGATTGACATGCTTGACGTCGCTGCCCCATCTGATGACGCGGGCGTCGGCGATATTGGTGATGCGGCCATCGGCGCCGACAAAGATCGCGGGATATTCGACCGTCTTGCCGGTCAGCACATCGACGTAGCGTGCCGCGGTGATGACGGTCTGACCGGCGGGTGCCTGTGCTGCCGCCGAGCCAGCAAACAGCGCCGCCGAGCCCAAACCGATTCCCCGAAGAAAACTGCCGAACTTCACTCGCGATTGCATATCTGATCCGCCTGTTGTTGGTGCCCGTCCGATTGATGGCAAAACGGGAGTTGTTAGGATAGCGGAATCTTGTGCTTTGCCAGATGGTCGTAAGCGGGACGACACGCGTCGGCGACGGATTGTTCGACGCGCGTCAGGTCGGGTTGCGGTTTGTCGGGCGCGCCAAAGCCGGTGCTCGATGCCACCGCATCATACCAATGCGTGCCCCAGACGCCGTCAGTCGGGTGCAGCCCCGCCTGCCAGGACAGCATCGCCGGATCCCACCCTATGCCGAGCGCCGCGCACAATTTTTCGAGCATGAGTGGTGGATCGCGCAGGATGTCGGCGCTGTCGATCACCGGCGGGGCATGGCCCAGCCGGTCCGCCTCGCGGTCGAAAAATTCGACCTGCTTGTCGGTCCCCAGATGGTCGGGCCGCACCGCGACGCGCTTGGCGGCATAGCTGGCGACAACGCGCGCCGGATCGCGGATCAGGAACGCGTGGCGCAGGCCCGGCAGGTCGTGGTGCGCGATCGGACCGACCATATGGTGCGCCATATGCTTCTGATACCAGATCGGCGCGCCCGCCGGGTTCGGCCCGGTCATGCTGCGCGCCACGCCGTGCCAGTTGCAGTCCATCGACGCCATGACCGCGTTCATCATCGGCTGCGGATCGCCGGTTTCCTTGAGGTAGGCGCCGTAAAAAGGTTCGTCGGTGACATGCGTGTCGGCGCGGCTGCCGAAACTGCGCATCATTGCGGTCGACAGATTGCGTGGCCCTGACCACATCGCGATGCGGATACAATCGGTCACGGGCGGTCGCGCGCCGCAATGTCACGCTCGACCAACGTTTTGTACAGGCCCTGCAATCGCTCGACCATCGGTCCGCGTCCGTCGGTAAGGACGCGTCCGTCGATCGTGTGTGCCGGAACGACCCCCGCGAAGGTGCCCGTCACAAATGCCTCGTCGGCGCTATGGACCTCGCTCAGCGAGAAGTTCTTCTCATATACCGGGATGCCATTGTCGCGGCAGAGGCGGAGGACATTGCTGCGGGTGATCCCGGCAAGGCAATAATCGCCGCTCGACGTCCACACCTCGCCCTTGCGGACGATGAAGAAATGCGTCGAGTTGCACGTCGCGACAAAGCCGTGCGGGTCGAGCATCAGCGCCTCGTCGGCGCCCGCCTGCGCCGCCTGGATACATGCGGTGATGCAGTTCAATTTGCTGTGCGAGTTGAGCTTAGGATCCTGCACCGCCGGGTCGCCGCGGCGGACATGGACGGTGAACAGCGACAGTCCCTTTTCGACCGTCGCGGGCAGCGGATCCTTATATTCGGCGATGATCACGATCGTCGCGGGCGAAATGACGACGCGGGGGTCCTGATACGGGGTCGAGCGGATGCCGCGCGTGACCATCAAGCGGATATGACAGGCGTCCATGCCATTGCCGTCGATGGTGTCATACAGCCGCTGGGTCAGCGTGGCGCGGTCGATCCCGATGTCCATCGCGATCGCCTTCGCGCCTTCCCACAGCCGATCGAGATGCTGGTCGAGGAAAGCCATGCGGCCGCGATGGACGCGAATCCCCTCCCACACCCCGTCACCCAGCATGAAGCCGCTGTCGAACACCGACACGCTGGCCTCTGCGCGCGGCACCAGCGTGCCATTGACGTTGATCAGGATCGCATTGTTACGCGGATCGGGGACGAAATCGTGGGTGCCTTGCGCCATGCGGCAATCCTAGCCGCTGGCGCGCCCCTGTCGAGCGCGAAGCTGTTGTCAAACCGCCTTGCGGCCAAAACAGCTGGGGCGCGGTGCAAACGGCGGCGGGCTGGCATCGGGACCGTCGCTGGGGGCATCGACCACCGCGCTGGCGTCGCGATTGCGCATATAATTGGCGAAGGCGGCATCGGCGTCGAAGGCTGGCTCGACCACCACTTCGCCGGGTTTGAGCTTGGCGTCGAAACTGGCGCCGGGGACGCGGTTCACGCCGGTGGTCACGCGCAGCAACTTGATGATCAGCGGCAGCGCAAACAGCAGGCCGACGATCGACAGTCCGATTACCGTGGGCCCCAAGCCGATCCCGGCCACGCCCTCGGCCGTTCCGCCGCCGACGCCAACGAAATGATACAGCATGAAGCCGATGTAGATGATCGGGATAAGCGCGCCGATCACGCCCAATATTTTGCCGAGGGAAATATTCATCCTAATGGCCCCAGTTGTTCAGAAGGCCACCTTAACGCCAAGAGTTTACGATTCTCTTAGTGCCGGTGCCGCTGGCGCACTGCGCGTTCCCGCCCACCACGCGCCGCCCAGCGCGAAGGCCGCACCGAGCAGCGTGCCACCGATAATGTCGCTGAGCCAGTGCACGCCCAGCATCATCCGCGAAAAGCCGTTGAGGATGATGATAGCGATCGCCAGCGCCGCCGTGGCCCCGCGCCAGCGCGGCGGCGCGAGCCAGGCGAGCAGCAGATAGACCGCGGCAGCGCTGGTCGCGTGGCCGCTGGGGTATGAAAAGCTGGTCTGGTGATCGAGATGCGGGGCAAGGTCGGGCCGCGGCCGCGCAAAGCCGATCTTGAGCAGGCTTGATGCCAGGTTCGACAGCAGCGACGCGCCGCCCAGCGCCACCGCACAGCGCGGACCGCACCAATGCCAGACGAGCGCGCAGAGCAGAATGACAATGATCCAGCGCGGCAAGCCGCCGCCGACCCAGCTGACGCCCTGCATGAACAGGATCAGCGCGGGCGACGAGGCGCCGGCGGTCATCGCAAGCGATGCGCCGATATGCCGGTCGATCGCATCGGCATGGCCCGCGGCGACGAGCGCGCTGACCAGGATGAAGCACGACAAGGCCGCGATCAACGTGCGGCGGAAAAGCCGGGTGCGGGGATGAATGCTCATTGTGCCGCCGTCTATGGCGAAAGGCTGGCGGCGACGCAATCAGCGGTCGCCAGTCCGCACCTGCGATTTTCGCCAGACTTCGACCTGTGCAGCGAACCGGCGCAATTGTTCCGTGCCGCCGTCGATGTCGTTATCGATCAGCCGGATTTCGCCGATCGTGCTCCCGCTGCGGTAGCTGAGATGCAGGCCGTAGCGTAACCGCGCGGCGAGTCTGGCAGACCGCGGCCCTTCGCCCGGCAAACGGTCGGCACGATCGAACAGCGCCTCCAACACGTTTTCGACCGGCAGGATGGCCGGTACTGGACTGTAGCTTGGGTGGAAATGCAGATTGCCGTTCTCGATCTTCGCCGCGACTTGCCGCGTTGCAACGCGCGCGCCATGTCGGCCGACATAGAAGAGGGCGACGCACCCCGCGCCGATCAGCAAGGGTATCTCGAACGGCGCCAGCGGCCCCCGATCCGGCGGCCGCGTCGGCAGTTCGAGGCCACCGGGCGCGCGAACGACCTGCGTCGGCGCATTGTTCTCCTGATAGCGCAGGCTTGCGAAAAGAAAGGCGGTCACTGCAAAGCCGAGGAAGAACAGCGCCTTGAACGCGCTGCCCGTCCGCGAAAAATACAGGATCGAAGGGTTCAACTGCCCGCCCTCGTCGCCCGTTTAGATATGCAGCGGCCGCCCGAATGCCGCCAGCACGCCCTCGTGCATCGTTTCGCTCAATGTCGGGTGCGGGAAGACGGTGCCGATGAAATCATCCTCGACCAGCTCGGCGGTCTTGCCGATCGTATAGCCCTGGATCAGTTCGGTGACTTCGGCGCCGATCATATGCGCGCCGAGCAGCTCGCCGGTCTTGGCATCGAACACGGTCTTGGTGAAGCCTTCGGATTCGCCGAGCGCGATGGCCTTGCCGTTGCCGATGAAGGGGAAGGTGCCGGCCTTGACCTCGTAGCCGAGTTCCGTGGCCTTCGCTTCGGTCAGGCCGACGCTGGCGATCTGTGGGCGGCAATAGGTGCAGCCGGGGATGTTGCGCGGGTCCATCGCGTGTGGGTGATTGCCCGCAATCGCTTCGACCGAAATCACCGATTCGTGCATCGCCTTGTGCGCGAGCCACGGCGGCGCGGTGACGTCGCCGATCGCCCAGATGCCGGAGACATTGGTGCGGCACATCGCGTCGGTGTCGATATGGCCTTTGGTGGTCTTCACACCAAGCGCCTCAAGCCCGATATTCTCGGTGTTCGGGACGATGCCGATCGCGACGATTGCGTGGCTGAATTCGGCCGATTCGGTCTTGCCGTCCTTGGTCTTGATCTTCGCGGTGACGCCGTTCGCGGTGGCTTTGAGTTCCTCGACCCCGGCGCCGGTGAAGATCGTCATGCCCTGCTTCTTGAGCTGTTTTTCGAGGAAGGCAGACACGTCGGCATCCTCGACGGGGACGAGGCGATCGAGCATTTCAACGACGGTCACGTCGCAGCCCATGTCGCTGTAAAAGCTCGCAAATTCGATCCCGATCGCGCCCGATCCAATGACGAGCAATTTCTTCGGCATTTCGGGCGGGGCGAGCGCGTGGCGATAGGTCCAGATGCGCTTGCCGTCGGCGGGCGCGAACGGCAGGTCGCGGGCGCGGGCGCCGGTGGCGACGATGATATTCTTGGCGGTCAGGGTTTCGGTGCCCTTCTCGCCCTTTACTTCCAGCTTGCCCGGCGCCGTCAGCTTGCCCTCGCCCATATGGACGGTGATCTTGTGCTTCTTCATCAGGAAGGCGACGCCCTGGCTCAGCTGTTTTGCGACGCCGCGGCTGCGCTTCACGACCGCATCGATGTCAGCGCTAATCTGCTGCGCAATCAGGCCATAATCGCCCGCATGCTGCATATAATGATAGATTTCGGCCGACCGCAGCAGCGCCTTGGTCGGGATACAGCCCCAGTTGAGGCAGATGCCGCCCAGATTCTCGCGCTCGACGATCGCGGTTTTCAGCCCAAGCTGCGCCGCGCGGATCGCCGCGACATAGCCGCCGGGGCCGGAACCGAGGACGATGAGGTCGTAGTTTTCAGGCATCAGTCAATGCTTTCCCAAGGAGCTAGGTCAAAATTGAAATCTTCTTTCAGGCGCTTAGAAAGGTTGCGCCAGCCTTCGCTTGTTTTTCGTGTGTCAGAAAAATCGGCGTAGTCATCAAGCGGAACGGTGACATTGATCGTGTATTTCGTTCCTGGGATGAGCCAAGGGCGCCCGCCTTGAAAGGAATCTAAATGTGGTTCGCCCAGAACGACATCCAGCGTGAGATTTAACTCCATCGATTGCACTTGGCTCGCCGCGATAACTTTGTCCAAATCGTGGTGGCCGCCGCCATCTCTAGCTGCGGCTCCGCCCCACATGCTCACATGTCCTAACTTACCTTCTCCAATATAAGAGTTGGTCGTACCGCGACGTGGAAGAGCACGAAGAGATAAGGGAAGGTAAACTGTAAAGAACGGGCCATTCCCATTTCCATGAGGCGAGTTAATTGAAATCCAAGAACCGAAAAACGACCAACGAGCGCTGTGGGACAGATAGATTATTGCATCATTCGCATCTTTTACTTCAACGTCGATCACGCCACCAGCCCCAGCGGGTTCTCCACCAGTTCCTTGAAGGTCTTCATCAGCAGCGCGCCATCGGCGCCGTCGATTGCGCGGTGGTCGAAGCTGCCGGTGGCTGACATGACGGTTGCGATGGCCAGCGCGTCGTCGACGATGTACGGTCGTTTCTCGCCCGCGCCGATCGCCATGATCATCGCCTGCGGCGGATTGATCACCGCGGTGAACTGCTTGATCCCCATCATGCCCATGTTCGAGATGCTGGCGGTGCCGCCCTGATATTCGCTGGGCTGGAGCTTGCCTTCCTTGGCTTTCGCGGCAAGCTCGGCCATTTCGGTAGAGATTTTCGACATCGACTTGCCGCCGGCGTCGGTGATGATCGGAGTGATCAGGCCGCCGGGGATGCTGACCGCGACCGAGATGTCGGCGCGGCTGTACTGGCGCATCACATCGCCGCCGAAGCTGACGTTGCAGGCAGGGACGCGTTCGAGCGCGACCGCGAGCGCCTTGATCAGCATGTCATTGACGCTGAGCTTGACCCCGCGGCTTTCGAGGCTGGCGTTGAGTTCGCCGCGCAGCTTGAGCAGCGCGTCTAGGCGGATATCGACGGTGAGATAGATGTGCGGCGCTTCCTGCATCGACTGGGTCAGGCGGCGCGCAATCGTCTTACGCATGCCGCTGAGTTTGGTGTCTTCGTGCGGGATACCGAAATCGGGGATTGGACCTGCGGCGGCGGTAGCCGGGGTTGCGGCAGGCGCTGCGGCGGCAGGAGCGGCTCCGCCGGCTGCGGCAGCGGGTGCCGCGGCACCTGCCGGGACGCCATCGAGGTCATCCTTGACGATGCGGCCGCCAGGGCCGGTGCCGGTGATCGTCGACAGGTCGATGCCGCGTTCGGCGGCGAGACGCTTGGCGAGCGGGCTGGCCTTGATGCGGTCGCCTGCGTTCGTCGTCCCAGCGGAAGCTGGGACCGCTGGCGTAGGCGCACTGACGGGAGCGGTCCCAGCTTCCGCTGGGGCGACGTCTTTGGCTGGCGCAGGGGCTTCGGCCTTCTCTTCCGGTGCAGTCGCAGACGCCGCCGGAGCAGCCTTCGCGCTCCCCGGATCCTCACCCTCGCCCGAGATCACCGCGATCACCGTGCCAACCTTCACCCCATCGGTGCCCTCGGCGACCAGAATCTGGCTGACCACACCCTCGTCGATCGCTTCGAATTCCATCGTCGCCTTATCGGTCTCGATCTCGGCCAGCAGGTCGCCCGATTTGACGCTGTCGCCTTCCTTGACCAGCCATTTGGCGAGCGTGCCTTCCTCCATCGTCGGCGAGAGAGCGGGCATCTTGAGTTCGATCGGCATGGTAAGGCGTGTCCCCTTAAACGTTGGGCGTCAGTCTTGCAGGCTGCGCCTGCCGCTACGGCTTGTTCCTCGCCTTAAGCCTTGCGTCGGTCAAGGTCTAGCGGGGCAACCTTGCCTTTCATACGAATGTGACGCACTCTTTGCCCCAAGCAAAAAAACGAGGGGTCGGGGCGATGCGGACATATCTGGTGGTGATCGATGACAGTCCCGAGGCCAGCCTGGCGCTGCGCTTTGCGGCGCGGCGTGCCGGGCGGACCGGCGGCGGCGTCATTGTGCTGGCAATCATCCCGCCGCAGGATTTTGTCGCGTTCGGCGGGGTGCAGGCGACGATCGAGGCCGAAGCGCGCGAACATGCCGAAGAACTGGTCGCGGCCGCCGCCGAAGCGGTGGTGCAGGAAGCGGGGGTGACGCCGCAGGTGCTTATCAAGGCGGGCAAGCCTGCCGAAGTCGTGCGCGAGGTGATCGGCGCCGACAACGAGATTGCCGCCCTGGTGCTCGCGACCGCAGCATCGGGCGCGCCCGGGCCGCTGGTCGCGCATTTCACCGGACCGGATGCGGGAACGCTGCCGTGTCCGGTGATGCTGGTGCCGGGCGCAATCGACCTCGCCCGCCTCGATGCGCTGAGCTGAGCTCGCTCTCAAAAATTCGTCATTGCGAGCGCAGCGAAGCAATCCAGGGCGGCCCTTGAACCGCCCCTAGATTGCCGCGTCGCTCCGCTCCTCGCAATGACGAAGGTGGGTCAGCGCCGTCGCCCCTTGTGCTTGATATTCGCCGGTCGGCCGCGCTTGCCGACTATGTGTTTGCCCGCCTTGTCCTTCATCCCGTCGCGCCGCGGCGGGCGGTTACGATAGCCGCCCTCGGGCGCATCGGGCAGTTCAAAGCGCAACGCGCCGCTGACCGGATTGGCGTCGATCAACCGCAGGTCGAGCCGCTGGCCGGTGGTGAAACTGACACGGCCATGCTCGCTATCCAGGCTGCGCGCCGCCTCGTCATAAAAGAACCGCTCGCTGCCCAGCGTCGACACCGGGACCAGCCCGTCACCGCCGAGCCCGTCGACGGTGGCAAAAAATCCGAAGGGCTGCACCCCGGTGATCCGCGCCTGAACAATCTCGCCCTTTTTGGCAGACAGATAGGCCGCAACATAACGATCGACCGTCTCGCGCTCGGCCTCCATCGCGCGGCGTTCGAGCGCGCTGATCGCCTCGCCGATCCGCGACAGCCCCTTGGCGTCGGCTTCGCCCAACCCGGTGCGTTCGGGCAGCCCCTTGGGCTTGCCGGGGACTTCGAGCTTGTAGCCGTCCACCAGCGCGCGGTGGACGATCAGGTCGGCGTAGCGGCGGATCGGCGAGGTGAAATGCGCGTAGCTGCCGAGCGCGAGGCCAAAATGCCCGGCATTGGCCGGGCCATAATAGGCCTGTGTCTGGCTGCGCAAAATCGCCTGCATGATCTCGGGCAACCGGTCGTCTTCGGAAAAGCCGTCGATCAGCCGGTTGAACACTGCGGGGGTGATGACCTGCCCAAGCGCGAAGCTCTGTTCGAAGGTTTCGAGATAATCCTTCAGGCTGACCAGCTTTTCGCGGCTCGGCGGCTCGTGGATGCGGTACATCACCGGCGACTTCTTCGCCTCCAAGGCCTTCGCCGCCGCGACGTTCGCTGCGATCATATAATCCTCGATCAGCCGCATCGAATCGAGCCGGTCGCGGACACGGATTTCGGCGATCCCGCCCTGCTCGTCGAGGATCACCTGCCGTTCGGGCAGGTCGAGGTCGAGCGGCGCGCGGGCGGCGCGCGCGGCGG carries:
- a CDS encoding amidohydrolase family protein, producing the protein MQSRVKFGSFLRGIGLGSAALFAGSAAAQAPAGQTVITAARYVDVLTGKTVEYPAIFVGADGRITNIADARVIRWGSDVKHVNLGDKTLVPGLIDMHVHLDGPADIGGYRGLEFTDSFWGMTAVKNARDMLDAGFTTVRNVGAGNRNDIGLKQAIDAGYAVGPRIVPAGHALGATGGHCDSTFLPPSMEKENAKEEGIGDNPEELRYQVRRQRKYGAEVIKVCATGGVFSRNTEPGQLQVPENELRAIADEAHQWGLRVAAHAHGGAGIRAAIAAGIDTIEHASLVDDEGIRMAVARKQPVWFAMDIFNTEYTQAEGAKNGVLEDNLRKDREIAQIQRDNFRKAHRAGVRMVFASDAGVMPHGQVGGQFRVMVEYGMTPLQAIQAATKNAAEALGRERDVGAIAVGRYADLVAVDGDPLTDVRQLESVDAVVKGGVLVKGE
- a CDS encoding HAD family hydrolase; this translates as MTDCIRIAMWSGPRNLSTAMMRSFGSRADTHVTDEPFYGAYLKETGDPQPMMNAVMASMDCNWHGVARSMTGPNPAGAPIWYQKHMAHHMVGPIAHHDLPGLRHAFLIRDPARVVASYAAKRVAVRPDHLGTDKQVEFFDREADRLGHAPPVIDSADILRDPPLMLEKLCAALGIGWDPAMLSWQAGLHPTDGVWGTHWYDAVASSTGFGAPDKPQPDLTRVEQSVADACRPAYDHLAKHKIPLS
- a CDS encoding aminotransferase class IV; this translates as MAQGTHDFVPDPRNNAILINVNGTLVPRAEASVSVFDSGFMLGDGVWEGIRVHRGRMAFLDQHLDRLWEGAKAIAMDIGIDRATLTQRLYDTIDGNGMDACHIRLMVTRGIRSTPYQDPRVVISPATIVIIAEYKDPLPATVEKGLSLFTVHVRRGDPAVQDPKLNSHSKLNCITACIQAAQAGADEALMLDPHGFVATCNSTHFFIVRKGEVWTSSGDYCLAGITRSNVLRLCRDNGIPVYEKNFSLSEVHSADEAFVTGTFAGVVPAHTIDGRVLTDGRGPMVERLQGLYKTLVERDIAARDRP
- a CDS encoding phosphatase PAP2 family protein codes for the protein MSIHPRTRLFRRTLIAALSCFILVSALVAAGHADAIDRHIGASLAMTAGASSPALILFMQGVSWVGGGLPRWIIVILLCALVWHWCGPRCAVALGGASLLSNLASSLLKIGFARPRPDLAPHLDHQTSFSYPSGHATSAAAVYLLLAWLAPPRWRGATAALAIAIIILNGFSRMMLGVHWLSDIIGGTLLGAAFALGGAWWAGTRSAPAAPALRES
- the lpdA gene encoding dihydrolipoyl dehydrogenase, whose product is MPENYDLIVLGSGPGGYVAAIRAAQLGLKTAIVERENLGGICLNWGCIPTKALLRSAEIYHYMQHAGDYGLIAQQISADIDAVVKRSRGVAKQLSQGVAFLMKKHKITVHMGEGKLTAPGKLEVKGEKGTETLTAKNIIVATGARARDLPFAPADGKRIWTYRHALAPPEMPKKLLVIGSGAIGIEFASFYSDMGCDVTVVEMLDRLVPVEDADVSAFLEKQLKKQGMTIFTGAGVEELKATANGVTAKIKTKDGKTESAEFSHAIVAIGIVPNTENIGLEALGVKTTKGHIDTDAMCRTNVSGIWAIGDVTAPPWLAHKAMHESVISVEAIAGNHPHAMDPRNIPGCTYCRPQIASVGLTEAKATELGYEVKAGTFPFIGNGKAIALGESEGFTKTVFDAKTGELLGAHMIGAEVTELIQGYTIGKTAELVEDDFIGTVFPHPTLSETMHEGVLAAFGRPLHI
- a CDS encoding pyruvate dehydrogenase complex dihydrolipoamide acetyltransferase, which codes for MPIELKMPALSPTMEEGTLAKWLVKEGDSVKSGDLLAEIETDKATMEFEAIDEGVVSQILVAEGTDGVKVGTVIAVISGEGEDPGSAKAAPAASATAPEEKAEAPAPAKDVAPAEAGTAPVSAPTPAVPASAGTTNAGDRIKASPLAKRLAAERGIDLSTITGTGPGGRIVKDDLDGVPAGAAAPAAAAGGAAPAAAAPAATPATAAAGPIPDFGIPHEDTKLSGMRKTIARRLTQSMQEAPHIYLTVDIRLDALLKLRGELNASLESRGVKLSVNDMLIKALAVALERVPACNVSFGGDVMRQYSRADISVAVSIPGGLITPIITDAGGKSMSKISTEMAELAAKAKEGKLQPSEYQGGTASISNMGMMGIKQFTAVINPPQAMIMAIGAGEKRPYIVDDALAIATVMSATGSFDHRAIDGADGALLMKTFKELVENPLGLVA
- a CDS encoding universal stress protein, producing the protein MRTYLVVIDDSPEASLALRFAARRAGRTGGGVIVLAIIPPQDFVAFGGVQATIEAEAREHAEELVAAAAEAVVQEAGVTPQVLIKAGKPAEVVREVIGADNEIAALVLATAASGAPGPLVAHFTGPDAGTLPCPVMLVPGAIDLARLDALS